Part of the Actinomycetota bacterium genome, CCGAGCTGGCCATGCCCGGTGTGGTGCCCACCACTGCCCGGGCCGTCCGCGTGACCTTCTCCCCGCCCGGGGTCGAGGCCGACGACGTCCTGATCGAGGCATCGGCGGACCTCCCAGCTACGCGGCCCCTCGTCGTCGCCTCCAACGACCGCCGTGTGCGATCAGGTGCCGCCCGCTTCGGGGCCAACGTGATCTCCAGTGAGCAACTCCTCGCCGCCTTGCGCCGGTGAGGTCCAGCAGCCACGAGTTGGAGAGTCGCCGGGGTCACCTGCGACCTGAGAGTACGTCCTGGGCAGCGAGTCACGCTGCGCCCGCTACCGGAATAGCGTCGCCGGCGGGCGGGCCGGACGCCGGAGCGGCCTTGGTCGACTCCTTACTGCCCCGGCCCGCCTTCTTCAGCTTCTTCGCCTTCGTGCCGTTGCGGCGGGCCTGGCGGACGGCGGCCGACACCTTGAACCGCTCGGCGCAGATCGCACGACCCTCGGCCTCGGTGATCTCGTTGCCCTCCGTGTCCCGCAGCACGTAGGCCTCGCCCCGCCGCCAGCAGGCGGCGATCCGGGTCGCCAGCACGGCGGCCAGGGTGCACACCGCAGAGATGTGGTGGCGACCTTCGTCGACGACGAGGCGGTGATAGCGGGCGGCCAGGGTCGGGTCGACCTTGCGGGCGAGGTCGGCGGCCAGGAACAGCGCCTCCCGCAGGCCGGGGTCGCCGGCCTTGGTCACGCCCTTGTGGCGGTTCTCGAGCCCCGACTGGTCGATCTTGGGCACCAGGCCGGTGAAGGACCGCACCCCCGCCAGGTTGGCGAAGCGGCCAGGCGTCGAGGCGC contains:
- a CDS encoding transposase, whose amino-acid sequence is MRSFTGLVPKIDQSGLENRHKGVTKAGDPGLREALFLAADLARKVDPTLAARYHRLVVDEGRHHISAVCTLAAVLATRIAACWRRGEAYVLRDTEGNEITEAEGRAICAERFKVSAAVRQARRNGTKAKKLKKAGRGSKESTKAAPASGPPAGDAIPVAGAA